In the genome of Hyphobacterium sp. CCMP332, one region contains:
- a CDS encoding 6-carboxytetrahydropterin synthase, with protein MIIVHRKEHFNAAHKLFNPNWSKEKNEEIFGPCANENWHGHNFDLTVSVIGNPNPDTGFVIDLKKLSGIIKSEVVDKLDHKNLNLDVDFMKDKLASCENLVIEIWKILEPKIEQNSSAKLYRVLLYETVNNYVEYYGPDFKDQRILKL; from the coding sequence ATGATAATTGTTCATCGAAAAGAACATTTCAACGCAGCCCATAAGCTGTTCAATCCCAACTGGTCAAAAGAGAAGAACGAAGAGATTTTCGGACCTTGTGCCAATGAGAACTGGCATGGTCATAATTTTGATTTAACAGTTTCTGTGATTGGCAATCCCAATCCCGATACCGGATTTGTCATTGATCTAAAAAAACTTTCAGGAATCATTAAATCTGAAGTCGTTGATAAACTGGATCATAAGAATTTAAACCTTGATGTTGATTTCATGAAGGATAAATTAGCAAGTTGTGAAAACCTTGTGATCGAGATATGGAAAATATTAGAACCTAAGATCGAACAAAACAGCTCAGCAAAACTGTACAGAGTACTTTTATATGAAACCGTTAATAATTACGTAGAATATTACGGTCCTGATTTCAAGGATCAGAGGATCCTTAAATTATGA
- the lpxB gene encoding lipid-A-disaccharide synthase, which produces MKYYIIAGERSGDLHASNLYKSILKEDTSAISRGIGGNYLEKAGMEIFKHFREISFMGFAEVLMNIFKIREYFNNTKNDILKFNPDVIVLVDFAGFNLRIAKFAKKNNIKVYYYISPKIWAWNTSRALKIKSYVDKMFVILPFEKQFYKKFQFDVDYVGNPVLDAIAQFNKSDSFLARHRIEDKPIIAILPGSRKQEIESMLHFMLSIIPSFKDYHFVIAGVSNLESHYYQQFTRGGQIKVVIDETYDLLSHASAALVTSGTATLETALFNVPQLVGYKLNIFSFWIGKMVVKVPYISLVNLIVGREVVKELLQDDFHPNIIRDELAALLNDAQYRDKQLKGYAEMKTILGSPGASDKAAKLMVNYLKDSNKSS; this is translated from the coding sequence ATGAAGTATTACATCATTGCAGGAGAGCGTTCGGGTGATTTGCATGCCTCAAATCTCTATAAATCCATTTTAAAAGAAGATACCTCAGCTATAAGCAGGGGGATAGGGGGAAATTACCTTGAAAAAGCGGGTATGGAAATATTCAAGCATTTTCGAGAAATCTCATTTATGGGTTTTGCTGAAGTTTTGATGAACATATTCAAAATCCGAGAATACTTCAACAATACCAAAAACGATATACTGAAATTTAATCCCGATGTAATTGTTCTTGTTGATTTTGCAGGATTCAATCTGAGAATCGCAAAATTTGCCAAAAAAAATAATATAAAAGTATACTATTATATTTCGCCTAAGATATGGGCCTGGAATACTAGCAGGGCGCTCAAAATAAAATCCTATGTAGATAAAATGTTTGTGATACTGCCATTTGAAAAGCAGTTTTATAAGAAGTTTCAGTTTGATGTGGATTACGTCGGCAATCCTGTTCTCGATGCTATTGCTCAGTTTAACAAAAGTGATTCTTTCCTAGCAAGACATCGCATTGAAGACAAACCAATAATTGCAATTCTTCCGGGTAGCAGAAAACAGGAAATTGAGAGCATGTTGCATTTTATGTTAAGCATAATTCCCAGTTTCAAGGATTACCATTTTGTGATCGCCGGAGTATCTAACCTTGAGAGTCATTACTATCAACAATTTACAAGGGGAGGTCAGATCAAAGTTGTAATCGATGAAACTTATGACCTCTTATCCCATGCTTCGGCAGCGCTGGTAACATCTGGCACCGCAACCCTCGAAACAGCTTTATTTAATGTACCACAACTTGTTGGTTATAAGTTAAATATATTTAGTTTTTGGATAGGGAAAATGGTGGTAAAGGTTCCTTATATCTCTCTGGTTAACTTAATTGTTGGCCGTGAAGTGGTCAAGGAATTACTTCAGGATGATTTTCACCCGAATATTATCAGGGATGAATTGGCTGCTTTATTAAATGATGCTCAGTACCGGGATAAGCAATTAAAAGGTTATGCTGAAATGAAAACTATTCTCGGGTCTCCGGGTGCTTCTGATAAAGCGGCAAAATTGATGGTCAATTATTTAAAGGATTCCAATAAATCCTCATAA
- a CDS encoding NAD-dependent deacylase — MADKKVVVLSGAGISAESGIKTFRDSGGLWEGYDVMEVATPQAWARNRNLVLDFYNQRRKQALSCSPNKGHEFVSQLEDHFDVTVITQNIDNLHEKAGSSRVIHLHGELFKARSTLDENLLYDIDGWELKLGDKCEKGSQLRPHVVWFGEMVPMMEVAVKYALEADILIVVGTSLVVYPAASIVDFVPLETSIYVVDPKMPEINPGKNIKMYEKTATEGMKLVYEDLLESFK, encoded by the coding sequence ATGGCTGATAAAAAAGTTGTTGTTCTCAGCGGTGCCGGAATAAGTGCTGAAAGCGGAATTAAAACTTTTCGTGATTCCGGAGGACTTTGGGAAGGCTATGATGTCATGGAGGTAGCCACACCCCAGGCATGGGCCAGAAATCGGAATTTGGTTCTTGATTTTTATAATCAGAGAAGAAAGCAAGCGCTATCGTGCAGTCCTAATAAAGGTCACGAATTCGTTAGCCAACTTGAAGATCACTTTGATGTGACCGTCATCACCCAAAACATTGACAATCTTCATGAAAAGGCGGGATCCAGTCGCGTCATTCATCTTCACGGTGAGCTTTTTAAAGCAAGAAGTACTCTTGATGAGAACCTGCTTTATGATATCGACGGGTGGGAGTTGAAATTAGGCGACAAATGTGAAAAAGGTTCCCAATTGCGACCTCATGTCGTATGGTTTGGGGAAATGGTACCAATGATGGAAGTCGCTGTTAAATATGCCCTAGAAGCGGATATCCTCATCGTAGTTGGCACTTCTCTCGTCGTCTATCCAGCTGCATCTATTGTGGACTTTGTTCCATTAGAAACCAGCATTTATGTGGTTGACCCAAAAATGCCGGAAATAAACCCGGGTAAAAATATTAAGATGTACGAGAAGACGGCTACAGAAGGAATGAAATTAGTTTATGAGGATTTATTGGAATCCTTTAAATAA
- the topA gene encoding type I DNA topoisomerase: MPKNLVIVESPAKAKTIEKYLGEEFKVASSYGHVRDLPKGDKAIDIKNGFKPTYEVTKDKKDVIKELKKLSKDAETIYLASDDDREGEAISWHLKETLDLDDKKTRRIVFREITKNAILNALQNPRGIDNNLVDAQQARRILDRLVGYELSPILWKKIKRGLSAGRVQSVAVRLVVEREREIENFKAESNYKTDAYFSTAKGNFTAVFNKRYKSSEEVQHLLENCLNSDFTVFDVETKPGKRTPSPPFTTSTLQQEASRKLGFSVAQTMTIAQKLYEAGHITYMRTDSLNLSQEAIQSASSAIKSNYGDEYIQNRNFKTKSGTAQEAHEAIRPTDFNKQNAGADRNAEKLYELIWKRAVASQMADAKIEKTTAKIEISEVDRSEYFEAKGEVIKFDGFLKVYIEGTDDEEAENDNSVLPPLEKNQKLDLSKIISKERFSRHAPRYTEASLVKKLEEKGIGRPSTYAPTISTIQKRDYVVKESRIGKDRDYQELSLENGKIESKTKTENTGAEKNKLFPTNIAMVVNDFLVEHFERILDYDFTAEVEKEFDDIAQGNKEWEQMLSKFYGGFHSHVEQTEAIDRKDVKSSRELGTDPKSGRKVLVRLGRFGPLAQIGEADDESGEKPRYAGLRNGQFIESITLDEALELFKLPRKVGEYEGEEISANIGRFGPYVVHKKKFASIPKDEDPYTIEESRAIQLIDEKRKADAEKFIKTFDENPEVQVLKGKYGPYIKVGRKNVKIPKDKEPSSLSLEECLELAENAPAKGKKKNG; the protein is encoded by the coding sequence ATGCCAAAAAATCTTGTGATAGTTGAGTCGCCCGCAAAGGCCAAAACAATTGAAAAATACCTGGGAGAAGAGTTTAAAGTAGCATCAAGTTATGGACATGTCCGTGATTTACCCAAGGGAGATAAAGCCATCGATATTAAAAACGGCTTTAAACCTACCTATGAAGTTACCAAAGACAAGAAAGATGTTATCAAGGAGTTAAAAAAATTATCAAAAGATGCCGAAACCATATATTTGGCATCGGATGATGACCGCGAAGGAGAGGCTATTTCCTGGCATTTAAAGGAAACTCTCGATCTTGACGATAAAAAAACCAGAAGAATCGTATTTAGGGAAATTACAAAAAATGCCATTCTCAATGCGCTTCAAAATCCAAGAGGAATTGATAATAATTTGGTCGATGCCCAACAAGCGCGAAGAATTCTCGACCGATTGGTGGGGTATGAACTATCACCTATACTTTGGAAAAAAATCAAAAGAGGTTTATCGGCAGGCAGGGTGCAATCGGTCGCAGTCAGGCTGGTCGTAGAACGCGAAAGAGAAATAGAAAACTTCAAAGCGGAATCGAACTATAAGACCGATGCTTATTTTTCTACTGCAAAGGGAAATTTTACTGCTGTATTTAATAAAAGATACAAATCCTCAGAAGAGGTACAACACTTACTTGAAAACTGTCTGAATTCAGATTTCACAGTTTTTGATGTAGAAACCAAACCGGGGAAAAGGACACCTTCACCCCCATTTACAACTTCCACCTTACAACAGGAAGCAAGTCGAAAACTCGGTTTCTCTGTAGCACAGACCATGACCATCGCTCAAAAATTATATGAAGCAGGCCATATTACTTATATGAGGACTGATTCATTGAATTTATCTCAGGAGGCCATACAATCGGCGAGTTCTGCTATAAAATCAAATTATGGTGATGAATACATCCAAAACAGAAATTTTAAAACAAAATCCGGAACTGCTCAGGAAGCACATGAAGCCATTCGGCCAACAGATTTCAACAAGCAGAATGCCGGAGCAGACCGCAACGCGGAAAAACTCTACGAATTAATTTGGAAAAGAGCAGTCGCCTCCCAAATGGCCGATGCAAAAATTGAAAAAACCACCGCTAAAATTGAAATAAGCGAAGTAGACCGATCGGAATATTTTGAAGCCAAAGGTGAGGTTATCAAATTTGATGGATTTCTAAAAGTTTATATCGAAGGAACCGATGATGAGGAGGCCGAAAATGATAACAGCGTGTTGCCGCCATTGGAAAAAAATCAAAAACTCGATTTGAGCAAAATCATTTCCAAAGAGCGGTTCTCAAGACATGCCCCCCGCTATACAGAAGCCAGCCTTGTGAAAAAACTTGAAGAAAAAGGAATTGGCAGACCCTCTACTTATGCCCCTACCATATCAACCATTCAAAAACGCGATTATGTGGTTAAAGAATCCAGAATAGGTAAAGACAGGGACTATCAGGAGCTAAGTCTTGAGAATGGCAAAATCGAAAGCAAAACAAAGACTGAAAACACAGGTGCTGAAAAAAATAAATTATTTCCCACCAATATCGCCATGGTCGTCAATGACTTTCTGGTTGAACATTTTGAAAGAATTCTGGACTACGATTTCACGGCTGAAGTCGAAAAGGAGTTTGACGACATTGCCCAGGGAAATAAGGAATGGGAACAAATGCTCAGCAAGTTTTATGGAGGATTCCACAGCCATGTGGAACAAACAGAGGCCATAGATCGAAAAGATGTGAAATCAAGTCGCGAACTTGGCACGGATCCAAAATCCGGGAGAAAAGTTTTAGTAAGACTCGGCCGTTTTGGGCCACTTGCTCAAATTGGCGAAGCAGATGATGAGAGCGGGGAAAAACCGCGTTATGCCGGATTGAGAAATGGTCAATTTATTGAAAGTATAACACTTGACGAAGCCCTTGAATTATTCAAATTACCAAGAAAGGTGGGTGAATACGAAGGTGAGGAAATTTCAGCCAATATTGGCAGATTTGGCCCTTATGTCGTTCACAAAAAGAAGTTTGCATCCATTCCTAAAGATGAAGATCCATATACTATCGAAGAATCACGGGCCATTCAACTTATCGATGAAAAAAGAAAGGCCGATGCTGAAAAGTTTATAAAGACATTTGATGAAAACCCAGAGGTGCAGGTTTTAAAAGGAAAATACGGGCCTTATATTAAGGTGGGTAGGAAAAATGTAAAAATCCCAAAAGACAAGGAGCCTTCTTCCCTCAGTTTGGAAGAATGTTTAGAATTGGCAGAAAATGCACCTGCCAAAGGCAAAAAGAAAAATGGCTGA
- a CDS encoding histidine phosphatase family protein, which translates to MSKTIYLIRHAKSDWSIPGQPDFNRSLNHRGLLDAPLMGKVLKELQVSPELILSSPAERAMRTAEFISEQLNYPIEKIKFEEEIYEASPRTLLRLINNLDNSLSKIALFGHNPTFTYLAEYLSKEELGNIPTCGAVKIQFELNEWAAISEGTGELIWFEYPKKYKD; encoded by the coding sequence ATGTCAAAAACAATTTACCTTATACGGCATGCAAAATCTGATTGGTCCATTCCCGGCCAGCCGGATTTTAACAGAAGTTTAAATCACAGGGGTCTCCTTGACGCACCTTTAATGGGAAAAGTCTTAAAAGAACTTCAGGTTTCACCTGAGCTCATCCTATCAAGTCCTGCAGAAAGAGCAATGCGTACGGCGGAATTTATTTCCGAACAACTCAATTATCCGATAGAAAAAATAAAATTTGAAGAAGAGATCTACGAAGCTTCTCCTAGAACTTTGTTGAGGTTAATCAATAATCTTGACAACAGTTTGAGCAAAATCGCTCTTTTTGGGCATAACCCTACATTTACTTATTTGGCCGAATACCTCAGTAAAGAAGAATTGGGAAATATACCAACCTGCGGTGCAGTTAAAATACAATTTGAATTGAATGAATGGGCTGCAATTTCTGAAGGAACAGGAGAATTGATCTGGTTCGAATACCCTAAAAAATACAAAGACTAA